A window of Polaribacter litorisediminis contains these coding sequences:
- a CDS encoding sensor histidine kinase, with protein sequence MNKAVLKILKKLPFHFLFWTVVWFFFSSFFSVGSTNENFIFWFSTILSAIAIVASYVFGYYLIPVFLITKKYKRFILYSFYAGVFIVCAVLMTVVFGFVFFYHLEFQRMPALTKNSAVILVCVLLIIALTSAFKILKDTYKSLDEKKTLENKVLQTQLQLKEQELKFLKMQIHPHFLFNTLNTLYGFALKKSEKAPEMILKLSNLLDYILYQVDKPLVLLQDEINHIEDYVSLEKSRFQESLQITFYKNLIPENLEIAPMLLLPFVENAFKHGIQIDGVVHVKMNLKLDENNLNFTIENSAKNKESPKKGIGLENIKKRLEMLYSKKYFLEILQEENLFKVHLKIPIKNEE encoded by the coding sequence ATGAACAAAGCCGTTTTAAAAATTTTAAAGAAACTTCCTTTTCACTTTCTTTTTTGGACAGTGGTTTGGTTTTTCTTTTCTAGTTTTTTTAGTGTAGGCTCTACAAACGAAAATTTTATATTTTGGTTTTCTACCATTTTAAGTGCCATTGCAATCGTTGCTTCGTATGTTTTTGGATACTATTTAATTCCTGTTTTTTTAATCACTAAAAAGTATAAACGGTTTATTTTATATTCGTTTTATGCAGGCGTTTTTATTGTTTGTGCTGTGTTAATGACGGTTGTTTTTGGGTTTGTATTTTTTTATCATTTAGAGTTTCAAAGAATGCCCGCTTTAACTAAAAATTCGGCTGTTATATTGGTTTGTGTGTTATTGATTATTGCGCTAACAAGCGCATTTAAAATTTTAAAAGACACATATAAATCTTTGGATGAAAAGAAAACGTTAGAGAATAAGGTTCTACAAACACAATTGCAATTAAAAGAACAAGAATTAAAGTTTTTAAAAATGCAAATTCATCCTCATTTTTTGTTTAATACATTAAACACACTGTACGGATTCGCGTTGAAAAAATCAGAAAAAGCACCAGAGATGATTTTAAAATTATCAAACTTGTTAGATTATATTTTATATCAAGTTGATAAGCCATTAGTGCTTTTACAAGATGAAATTAATCATATTGAAGATTATGTTTCTTTAGAGAAATCTAGGTTTCAAGAAAGTTTACAAATTACTTTTTATAAAAATCTAATTCCTGAAAACCTTGAAATTGCACCCATGCTATTATTACCTTTTGTAGAAAACGCATTTAAACATGGAATACAAATTGATGGAGTTGTACATGTAAAAATGAATTTAAAATTGGACGAAAATAATTTGAATTTTACCATTGAAAACTCCGCTAAAAACAAAGAGAGTCCTAAAAAAGGAATCGGATTAGAAAACATTAAAAAAAGGTTGGAAATGTTGTATTCAAAAAAATATTTTTTAGAAATTTTACAAGAAGAAAATTTGTTTAAAGTCCATTTAAAAATCCCCATAAAAAATGAGGAGTAA
- a CDS encoding LytR/AlgR family response regulator transcription factor — MRSKLKCVVVDDEPMAREIIETYITKTPNLEVLASCKDAAEAILFAQENEVDLFFLDINMPEISGLSFAKIIKNKSQIIFTTAYREYAIEGFNLNVVDYLLKPISFDRFLQAVQKVSQSEIAKNNNDFMFVRSDRKMVKIDFKSILYIESLSDYLKIFTTDKIIVIRETITSLEEKLPSKKFIRIHRSFIVSFKNISSYTNEFIEINQKALPISRSYKESVLQKLAKV; from the coding sequence ATGAGGAGTAAACTAAAATGTGTTGTTGTTGATGATGAACCAATGGCAAGAGAAATCATAGAAACCTATATTACCAAAACTCCTAATTTAGAAGTTTTAGCAAGTTGTAAAGATGCTGCAGAGGCTATTTTGTTTGCCCAAGAAAATGAGGTTGATTTGTTTTTTTTGGATATAAATATGCCAGAGATTTCAGGTTTGAGTTTCGCGAAAATCATCAAAAATAAATCACAAATTATTTTTACAACGGCTTATAGAGAGTATGCAATTGAAGGATTTAATTTAAATGTGGTCGATTATTTGTTAAAACCCATTTCATTTGATCGGTTTTTACAAGCGGTTCAAAAGGTTTCTCAATCAGAAATTGCAAAGAATAATAACGATTTTATGTTTGTTAGATCAGACAGAAAAATGGTAAAAATCGATTTTAAATCCATTTTATATATTGAAAGTTTAAGCGACTATCTGAAGATTTTTACGACTGATAAAATCATTGTAATTAGAGAAACCATTACTAGTTTAGAAGAAAAACTACCTTCAAAAAAGTTTATCAGAATTCATCGATCTTTTATCGTTTCGTTCAAAAACATTAGTTCTTACACAAATGAGTTTATAGAAATTAATCAAAAAGCATTGCCAATCAGCAGAAGTTATAAAGAATCCGTTTTACAAAAATTAGCAAAAGTGTAG